Proteins encoded within one genomic window of Novosphingobium sp. EMRT-2:
- a CDS encoding urea amidolyase associated protein UAAP1 — protein MSAALADPLAARDHARAMGGTKVEAMPVLPPVAEDLPAGVPADDLLWEEVVAAGGYATRRLARGTRLRLIDLRGDACASLMVFNAEMPTERLNVADTVKVQWNAYLGAGKLLLSDMGRVLMSIVEDDAGTHDAFCGTSNAATNAARYGEGRNSGAFPNGRDRLLLGAAKHGLGRRDVHPCINLFKGTRIEADGTITPLVGPYDPGRSVLLRAEMDVIVVITNCPHVLDPRPDWTVTPLRLSAWRGPVTPADDAIRNATPEGLRAFLNVEDYYRR, from the coding sequence ATGAGCGCCGCGCTGGCCGATCCGCTCGCCGCGCGCGATCACGCGCGGGCCATGGGCGGCACGAAAGTGGAAGCGATGCCGGTGCTTCCGCCGGTTGCCGAAGACCTCCCGGCCGGTGTCCCTGCCGACGACCTGCTGTGGGAAGAAGTAGTGGCCGCCGGCGGCTATGCCACGCGCCGGCTGGCACGCGGCACGCGCCTGCGCCTGATCGACCTGCGCGGTGATGCCTGCGCCTCGCTGATGGTCTTCAACGCCGAAATGCCCACCGAGCGGCTCAACGTCGCCGATACGGTCAAGGTCCAGTGGAACGCCTATCTGGGCGCGGGCAAGCTGCTGCTGTCGGACATGGGCCGCGTGCTGATGAGCATCGTCGAGGACGACGCCGGAACGCACGACGCGTTCTGCGGTACCTCCAACGCGGCGACCAACGCCGCGCGCTACGGCGAAGGCCGCAACAGCGGGGCCTTCCCCAACGGGCGCGACCGCCTGCTGCTGGGCGCGGCGAAGCACGGCCTTGGCCGCCGCGACGTGCATCCCTGCATCAACCTGTTCAAGGGCACGCGGATCGAGGCGGACGGCACGATCACGCCGCTGGTCGGTCCCTACGACCCCGGCCGCTCCGTGCTGTTGCGGGCCGAAATGGACGTGATCGTGGTCATCACCAATTGCCCGCACGTGCTCGATCCGCGCCCGGACTGGACCGTGACCCCGCTGCGCCTTTCGGCCTGGCGCGGCCCGGTGACGCCGGCCGATGACGCGATCCGCAATGCGACGCCGGAAGGCCTGCGCGCCTTCCTCAACGTCGAAGACTACTACCGCCGCTAG
- a CDS encoding CopG family ribbon-helix-helix protein, protein MSTEPPLANLARLSMSLPAELFRQLDVMVEERGLPSRSQLIAELIRHALAEHEALTRPDEMLAGTITLVYRGDRGRVRHQLAQTQADYLKEVISSQHVFLEDDQSLEVLLVQGPAVRLKALCDALRGIRGVHQLELVTTTALLPPLYEQDDVEADGSGIREQKPARGARKGAAA, encoded by the coding sequence ATGAGCACCGAGCCTCCTCTCGCCAACCTTGCCCGGCTCAGCATGAGCCTTCCGGCGGAACTGTTCCGCCAGCTTGACGTGATGGTGGAGGAACGCGGCCTGCCGTCGCGTTCCCAGCTGATCGCCGAACTGATTCGCCACGCCCTGGCCGAGCACGAAGCCCTGACCCGTCCCGACGAGATGCTCGCCGGCACGATCACCTTGGTCTATCGGGGCGATCGCGGGCGGGTGCGGCACCAGCTTGCCCAGACGCAGGCCGATTACCTCAAGGAGGTCATCTCCTCGCAGCACGTCTTCCTCGAAGACGATCAGTCGCTCGAAGTCCTGCTCGTGCAGGGTCCGGCGGTACGGCTGAAGGCGCTGTGCGACGCGCTGCGGGGCATTCGCGGTGTCCACCAGCTCGAACTGGTCACCACCACCGCGCTGCTGCCGCCGCTGTACGAACAGGATGATGTGGAGGCCGATGGCAGCGGCATCCGGGAACAGAAGCCCGCGCGCGGCGCGCGCAAGGGAGCCGCCGCATGA
- a CDS encoding urea amidolyase associated protein UAAP2, translating into MSVDSHTAGLPGTIVHDEIVPSRAPWLHHVAAGQTLRIVDLEGNQAVDFLLYATADDAERYSAQDTVAAQGNLFLRAGTVLRSNEGRPMMVITGTSVDYHDTIGGACSCESNTLRYGHHTKAQHACVENFLEANLIEGRSKRDIVSNINFFMNVPVEADGALGIVDGISAPGLTVDLRAEMDVTVVVSNCPQINNPCNAFNPTPVRMIVAA; encoded by the coding sequence ATGAGCGTGGACTCCCATACCGCCGGGCTTCCCGGCACCATCGTGCACGACGAGATCGTGCCGTCGCGCGCGCCGTGGCTGCACCATGTCGCCGCCGGGCAGACGCTGCGGATCGTCGATCTGGAAGGCAACCAGGCGGTCGATTTCCTACTCTATGCCACGGCCGACGATGCCGAACGCTACAGCGCGCAGGATACGGTGGCGGCACAGGGCAACCTGTTTCTGCGCGCCGGAACCGTGCTGCGATCGAACGAGGGGCGGCCGATGATGGTCATCACCGGCACCTCGGTCGATTACCACGACACCATCGGCGGCGCGTGTTCATGCGAATCCAATACGCTGCGCTACGGCCATCACACCAAGGCGCAGCACGCCTGCGTCGAGAACTTCCTTGAGGCGAACCTGATCGAGGGGCGCAGCAAGCGCGACATCGTTTCGAACATCAATTTCTTCATGAACGTTCCCGTCGAGGCCGACGGCGCGCTCGGCATCGTCGACGGGATTTCGGCGCCGGGGCTTACGGTGGACCTGCGCGCGGAAATGGACGTGACGGTGGTCGTGTCCAACTGCCCGCAGATCAACAATCCCTGCAACGCGTTCAACCCGACGCCGGTACGGATGATCGTGGCGGCATGA
- a CDS encoding ATP-binding cassette domain-containing protein: MSALLSLRDLWVEYGDKVVLERVNLDIEAGSFVSIIGPSGAGKSSLLRVVLGQERPTRGSILLDGVPLAPECGPDRGVVFQRYSVFPHLSALRNVMFGLECAEAPFTARLFGARRRAAAAEAADMLAAVGLGDSLDLLPAEMSGGMQQRLAIAQALIKRPRILLLDEPFGALDPGIRADMHALITRLWRDYSLTILMVTHDLREAFALGTRVLTLDKRRIDPHAPHRFGATAVYDLRLKPRPVPTNDESITLDQVSNN, encoded by the coding sequence TTGAGCGCGCTCCTCAGCCTGCGCGACCTGTGGGTCGAATACGGCGACAAGGTCGTGCTCGAACGGGTGAACCTCGACATCGAGGCGGGGTCCTTCGTGTCGATCATCGGCCCGTCCGGCGCGGGCAAAAGCAGCCTTCTGCGTGTCGTGCTGGGGCAGGAACGGCCCACGCGCGGCTCGATCCTGCTCGATGGCGTGCCGCTGGCGCCGGAATGCGGTCCGGATCGCGGCGTGGTGTTCCAGCGCTATTCGGTATTTCCGCACCTGTCCGCGCTGCGCAATGTGATGTTCGGGCTGGAATGCGCGGAAGCGCCCTTCACCGCGCGGCTGTTCGGCGCACGCCGCCGCGCCGCGGCCGCCGAAGCGGCGGACATGCTCGCCGCCGTCGGGCTGGGCGACAGCCTGGATCTGCTTCCGGCGGAGATGTCGGGCGGGATGCAGCAGCGCCTGGCCATCGCGCAGGCGCTGATCAAGCGGCCCCGCATCCTGCTGCTGGACGAGCCGTTCGGCGCGCTCGATCCGGGTATCCGGGCCGACATGCACGCGCTGATCACGCGGCTGTGGCGGGACTATTCGCTCACCATCCTGATGGTGACGCACGATCTGCGCGAAGCCTTTGCGCTGGGCACGCGCGTCCTCACGCTCGACAAGCGCCGGATCGATCCGCACGCGCCGCACCGCTTTGGCGCGACCGCCGTTTACGACCTGCGGCTGAAGCCTCGTCCGGTTCCGACGAACGACGAGAGTATTACACTTGACCAAGTTAGTAATAATTGA
- a CDS encoding ABC transporter permease gives MRWVNRQIRPGNRVLLGAAPVVILIIFYLFMAASRHAANPSDKILPLPGGMVEAMSGLLSEPDALSGQIVFWADTLASLQRLGLGLAISTVSALLVGLVLGVLPPVRTTFGPLVTGIAVIPPIALLPILFIAFGLGETAKVALIVVGIAPFMIRDIAAHVASLPREQIIKAQTLGASSWQLMLRVALPQAMPRLIQAVRLSLGPAWVFLISAEAIASDVGLGYRIFLVRRYLSMDIILPYVAWIALLAIVMDVALVKLSHRLYPWAHGAGH, from the coding sequence ATGCGCTGGGTAAACCGCCAGATCCGGCCGGGCAATCGCGTGCTGCTAGGCGCCGCGCCGGTCGTGATCCTGATCATCTTCTATCTGTTCATGGCCGCCAGCCGCCATGCCGCCAACCCCTCGGACAAGATCCTGCCCCTGCCCGGCGGCATGGTGGAGGCCATGTCCGGGCTGCTGAGCGAGCCGGACGCGCTTTCAGGACAGATCGTGTTCTGGGCCGATACGCTGGCGAGCCTGCAACGCCTCGGGCTGGGGCTGGCCATCTCCACCGTCTCGGCGCTGCTCGTTGGACTGGTGCTGGGCGTGCTGCCGCCAGTGCGCACCACGTTCGGTCCGCTGGTCACCGGCATCGCGGTGATCCCGCCGATCGCGCTGCTGCCGATCCTGTTCATCGCCTTCGGCCTGGGCGAGACCGCCAAGGTGGCGCTGATCGTGGTCGGCATCGCGCCCTTCATGATCCGCGATATCGCCGCGCATGTCGCCAGCCTGCCGCGCGAACAGATCATCAAGGCGCAGACCTTGGGCGCAAGCAGCTGGCAACTGATGCTGCGCGTGGCGCTGCCACAGGCGATGCCGCGCCTGATCCAGGCGGTGCGCCTCTCGCTGGGGCCGGCCTGGGTGTTCCTGATCTCGGCCGAGGCGATCGCGTCCGATGTCGGGCTGGGGTACCGCATCTTCCTTGTCCGCCGCTACCTCTCGATGGACATCATCCTGCCCTACGTCGCGTGGATCGCGCTGCTGGCGATCGTGATGGACGTGGCGCTGGTGAAGCTCAGCCATCGTCTTTACCCCTGGGCGCATGGAGCCGGACATTGA